A genomic stretch from Sphingobacteriia bacterium includes:
- a CDS encoding adenosylhomocysteinase, protein MLIYTNQVLAQIELWQNTKEYVNKVYMLPKSLEEKVACLHLKKLNINLTKLTKD, encoded by the coding sequence ATTCTAATTTATACAAATCAGGTGCTAGCGCAAATTGAACTATGGCAAAATACAAAAGAGTATGTTAATAAGGTGTATATGTTGCCAAAAAGCTTAGAAGAAAAAGTAGCTTGTCTGCATTTAAAGAAGTTAAATATAAACTTGACTAAATTAACTAAAGATTAA
- the galU gene encoding UTP--glucose-1-phosphate uridylyltransferase GalU, whose amino-acid sequence MVNKKIKKIIFPVGGLGTRFLPVTKSLPKEMLPIASKPLIQYAFEEAKKAGIEQFIFITGRNKNAINNHFDHAYELQTVLDEQQKEKQLKEVTDWLPEAGRIAFVRQQEPLGLGHAVWCARHFIGEEPFAVILADEMLMSKDGFLKEMVECFEELNKSIIGVGEVDKRYTNSYGIIDPEKIDFEGKAVYKIKNMVEKPDPENAPSNLSIIGRYILEPEIFKYLSVQTKGKGGEIQLTDAMKEMLKEKEMFALEFKGPRFDCGNQVGYLDANIAYMLEQSEFNSQIKQILKKYI is encoded by the coding sequence ATGGTTAACAAAAAAATTAAAAAAATAATTTTTCCAGTAGGTGGATTAGGTACAAGATTCTTACCTGTAACAAAATCTTTACCGAAGGAAATGTTGCCAATTGCCAGTAAACCTTTAATACAATATGCATTTGAAGAGGCAAAGAAAGCAGGTATTGAGCAATTTATATTTATTACCGGAAGAAATAAAAACGCTATCAATAACCATTTTGACCATGCTTATGAACTTCAAACAGTTCTTGACGAACAACAAAAAGAGAAGCAATTGAAAGAAGTTACTGACTGGCTACCTGAAGCTGGGCGTATAGCTTTTGTTAGACAACAAGAACCTTTAGGTTTAGGTCATGCAGTCTGGTGTGCAAGACATTTTATAGGAGAAGAGCCTTTTGCTGTAATTTTAGCTGATGAAATGCTTATGAGTAAGGATGGTTTTTTAAAAGAAATGGTAGAATGTTTTGAAGAATTAAACAAAAGTATTATTGGAGTTGGTGAAGTAGACAAGCGATATACAAATTCTTACGGTATTATTGATCCTGAAAAAATAGACTTTGAAGGTAAAGCAGTATATAAAATTAAAAATATGGTTGAAAAGCCTGACCCTGAGAATGCTCCTTCAAATTTATCTATTATAGGTAGATACATTTTAGAACCTGAAATATTCAAATATTTATCTGTACAAACTAAGGGTAAGGGCGGAGAAATACAATTAACTGATGCAATGAAAGAAATGTTAAAAGAAAAAGAAATGTTTGCATTAGAATTTAAAGGGCCAAGATTTGATTGTGGTAATCAGGTAGGTTATTTAGATGCTAATATTGCCTATATGCTTGAACAATCTGAATTTAATTCACAAATAAAACAAATTTTAAAGAAATATATTTAA
- a CDS encoding PAS-domain containing protein, with protein sequence MKKYLIFYIPTLLFPLYAIAYENGVEIVATEKINEIYKISILCCFGIIIFLAGLLIKKLIAHKELLNDFQKLHKLTMELPDKPTCGYIFVNKNDNNIFFSPTFLKRVSYGKKLDNLENLEEYFTLDSYNKILKLIKELKVSFERYNENVFIESNLGDKLWLHWQEILSNYEASGFIIWFVEVSPLINQIVEIKNQNQKINKEFSAYFELLDQINIPIWFRDADLNIRFYNKAYSQIALNNNKLDDFSHELAIEAEQLSAEAQSQIYLNVNGERKVFNTFENSNSSNILNAGYAIDITKIEQLKQEIKRHVSAQLDFISSSSSAIAIFSPDTHLTMWNNAFENLWQLDEKFLAKQPTYSEILEVLRQKRKLPEQSNFIHFKKAQIDLFKNLTSIHNEFFYLPEGKTLRVIVTPYALGGLLFAYEDITDKLALERSYNTLIAVLETTLDNLHESIVVYSSNGKLKLYNAVFSKLWRLDPNYLDSNPHFNDIIKQTEEFYQDKSDIEHYKNTFLSVSERRFVASSRVEMINGSVIDRIFVPLPDGSILITDLDTTDSVLVERSLRERNEALQETDRIKTAFLANISYQLRSPLTTIIGFADILLNGYFGKMPTKQEEYMSYIYTASKELMQLINDILDLALLDSGNIKLKVNQVNFVEVIESIIITLMNEFNNELIDIEMDLPEEELLIYIDHIRIKQALFNIINRIILSAEKDNKIVIRVTFEENFYHLVINDRKQFITIQEQQHFFDRFYKTPNDEINRKFANGLSLSIAKNIIELHSGKVELYSSIDTGIQIKISLPVAKESKDNFQNKAINYVAM encoded by the coding sequence ATGAAAAAATATCTGATTTTTTATATACCAACTCTTTTGTTTCCGTTATATGCTATTGCATATGAAAATGGTGTGGAAATTGTAGCAACAGAGAAGATTAATGAAATTTATAAAATTTCTATTTTATGTTGTTTCGGAATAATAATTTTTTTAGCAGGTTTATTAATAAAAAAATTAATAGCTCATAAAGAACTTTTGAACGACTTTCAAAAGCTTCATAAACTTACTATGGAATTACCAGATAAACCTACATGCGGTTATATTTTTGTTAATAAAAATGATAATAATATTTTCTTTTCTCCTACTTTCTTAAAAAGGGTTAGTTATGGAAAAAAGTTAGATAATTTAGAAAATCTCGAAGAATATTTTACTTTAGATTCCTACAATAAAATTTTAAAATTAATCAAAGAATTAAAGGTGAGTTTTGAGCGTTATAACGAAAACGTATTTATAGAATCTAATCTAGGCGATAAATTATGGCTTCACTGGCAAGAAATTTTATCAAATTATGAAGCCTCAGGGTTTATAATTTGGTTTGTTGAAGTTTCACCTTTAATCAACCAAATTGTTGAGATCAAAAATCAAAATCAAAAGATTAATAAAGAATTTAGTGCTTATTTTGAGCTTTTGGACCAAATTAATATACCTATTTGGTTTAGAGATGCAGATTTAAATATTAGATTTTATAATAAAGCTTACTCACAAATAGCTTTAAATAATAATAAGTTAGATGATTTCAGTCATGAACTAGCAATTGAAGCTGAGCAATTAAGTGCTGAGGCGCAATCTCAAATTTATTTGAACGTTAATGGTGAAAGGAAGGTTTTTAATACGTTTGAAAATAGTAATTCTTCAAATATTTTAAATGCTGGATATGCTATTGATATAACTAAAATTGAACAATTAAAGCAAGAAATAAAGCGCCATGTGTCAGCCCAATTAGATTTTATTTCTAGTTCATCAAGTGCTATAGCAATCTTTTCTCCTGATACTCATTTAACTATGTGGAACAACGCTTTTGAAAATCTTTGGCAACTTGATGAAAAGTTTTTGGCAAAACAACCGACCTATAGTGAAATATTAGAAGTGTTAAGGCAAAAAAGAAAATTACCCGAGCAATCAAATTTTATCCATTTTAAAAAAGCGCAAATAGACTTATTTAAAAACCTTACCTCTATACATAATGAATTTTTCTATTTACCAGAAGGTAAAACTTTACGTGTAATTGTAACTCCTTATGCCTTGGGAGGGTTACTATTTGCTTATGAAGATATTACTGATAAACTAGCATTGGAAAGATCGTACAATACTTTAATTGCTGTCCTTGAAACAACACTAGATAATTTGCATGAAAGTATTGTAGTTTATAGTTCAAATGGAAAATTGAAATTATACAACGCAGTTTTTTCAAAGCTCTGGCGGTTAGATCCTAATTACTTAGATTCTAATCCTCATTTTAACGATATCATTAAGCAAACTGAAGAATTTTATCAAGATAAATCAGATATAGAGCATTACAAAAATACTTTTTTAAGTGTGTCAGAAAGAAGGTTTGTTGCAAGTAGTAGAGTTGAGATGATAAATGGCTCAGTTATAGATAGAATATTTGTTCCTTTACCGGATGGTTCAATTTTAATTACAGATTTAGATACTACAGATTCTGTATTAGTTGAAAGATCATTGCGTGAAAGAAATGAAGCTTTACAAGAAACTGATCGTATTAAAACTGCATTTTTAGCTAATATTTCTTATCAGTTACGTTCTCCACTTACAACAATTATAGGATTTGCAGATATTCTTTTAAATGGATATTTTGGGAAAATGCCTACTAAACAAGAAGAATATATGAGCTATATATATACAGCCTCAAAAGAACTTATGCAGCTAATTAATGATATTTTGGATTTAGCGCTTCTTGATTCAGGCAATATTAAATTAAAAGTTAATCAAGTAAATTTTGTAGAAGTTATTGAATCAATTATTATTACTCTCATGAATGAATTTAATAATGAATTGATAGATATTGAAATGGATCTTCCAGAAGAAGAATTACTAATTTATATAGATCATATTAGGATTAAACAAGCTCTTTTTAATATAATTAATCGCATTATTTTAAGTGCAGAGAAAGATAATAAAATTGTAATAAGGGTTACTTTTGAAGAAAATTTTTATCACTTAGTTATCAATGATAGAAAACAATTTATCACTATACAAGAGCAGCAGCACTTTTTTGATCGTTTCTATAAAACCCCTAATGATGAAATAAATAGAAAATTTGCTAATGGTTTAAGTTTAAGTATTGCTAAAAATATTATTGAACTTCATAGCGGAAAAGTTGAATTGTATTCTAGCATAGACACAGGAATTCAAATTAAAATTAGTTTACCAGTAGCTAAAGAAAGTAAGGATAATTTTCAAAACAAGGCAATTAATTATGTTGCAATGTAA
- a CDS encoding D-alanyl-D-alanine carboxypeptidase: MRKKLTNNLLIIIYFLVSLVSLGKEGWSFDKAKYATLVVDQATGKVLYEENAEKTRYPASITKVMTLYLAFEALAERKVTLGQQLTVSKKAAHMPRTNLNLKPGQKMTFQEAIHAAAIKSANDAAIVIAEAVAGSEEKFVKIMNMRAKMLGMKQTHYSNPTGLPDPEQKSSAYDIARLAIAIQRDYPEYYHIFSKKEFKFKGKIYKSTNNLLTKYKYNGLTGLKTGFTNMSGFNLVSTAQKGHRKIVAVVMGGNTSQDRDKKMISLLNKFLGVSKGEISTLVSNSKSPKKKIIKKSPKKKIKLVQN; this comes from the coding sequence ATGCGAAAGAAGCTAACAAATAATTTGTTAATCATTATATATTTTCTTGTTAGCTTAGTTTCGTTAGGCAAAGAAGGTTGGTCTTTTGATAAAGCAAAATATGCTACTTTAGTAGTCGATCAAGCTACTGGAAAAGTATTATATGAAGAAAATGCAGAAAAAACTAGATATCCTGCTTCAATAACCAAAGTAATGACTTTATATTTAGCTTTTGAAGCTCTTGCAGAAAGAAAAGTAACTCTTGGTCAACAACTCACTGTTTCAAAAAAAGCTGCTCATATGCCTAGGACAAATTTAAATTTGAAACCAGGGCAAAAAATGACATTTCAAGAAGCAATTCATGCTGCAGCAATAAAATCTGCTAATGATGCAGCAATAGTAATAGCAGAAGCAGTGGCAGGAAGTGAAGAAAAATTCGTAAAAATTATGAATATGCGTGCGAAAATGTTAGGAATGAAACAAACACATTATAGTAATCCTACTGGTTTACCAGATCCAGAACAAAAAAGTAGTGCTTATGATATTGCACGACTTGCAATAGCTATTCAAAGAGATTATCCAGAATATTATCACATATTTAGTAAGAAAGAATTTAAATTTAAAGGTAAAATTTATAAGTCTACTAATAATTTATTAACAAAATACAAATATAATGGCTTAACAGGTCTAAAAACTGGTTTTACAAATATGTCAGGGTTTAATCTAGTTTCTACGGCGCAAAAAGGACATAGAAAAATCGTAGCCGTGGTCATGGGTGGTAACACAAGCCAAGATAGAGATAAAAAAATGATTTCTTTATTAAATAAATTTCTTGGCGTATCGAAAGGGGAAATAAGTACATTAGTTAGTAACTCTAAATCTCCTAAAAAGAAAATTATAAAAAAATCTCCTAAAAAGAAAATTAAACTGGTACAAAATTAG